In Patagioenas fasciata isolate bPatFas1 chromosome 11, bPatFas1.hap1, whole genome shotgun sequence, the genomic stretch GGGAGCGCCTCTCCGCGGGAATCGCTGCAGGGGATGCGGACAGGCTGTGAACCCACTCTACGGAACAGGGCAAGGAGCCTGCTGTTTACCCCCACCCGCGGCGGCAGCATCCGTGAATGTCACTGCAACTCGCCTCAAATGGTCTCTGCCCAGTTAGGCACCTGAAACAAAGAAGGCAGCGGCGGATGCGATCAGGCTCCCATCTGTTCTGTCCCAGGATTTAAGCGTCCTGAAGAACTCTGCAAAACAGCGGTCCTGTAGCTCCCGGGATTGCAGGAGAAGGAAACTGCCCCAAGACATCCACCCCACCTTGAATACGGTGTTCCGTTTGGGGCCCCTGTCGCGGAGGGACCCCAAAGTttgttttaggcggacaacaaggcccaaaacaggcttttattctgtccgggaaagtccgggaaaacaaccaattagaaacggggtttataaaATCAGTTAATACTccaataacataaaatacagatttgggTATCaacttgaggaaattattgggatacagcaaataagaataacgGAGATCCACAGTATGCATatacgtggctcaccaaaaacaacacCAGAgacgtccctgactccaggaaaatacatgtgcttatatttaagcatggaatacactcactggtctagtgaggaaaacacccaCCCAAGTGgcaaggaattatttaatacactcgctaaTCTGgcaaggaaatatctaagttatcactcacccacacacgGAGATGaagcagtcccatttttctttcgggaggttaccttagacggcgtCCCAGTCCCAGgagggctctcggtggcagcatttGCCCCgtgctccaagaggaccacacacaAAAGAGTAGCCTCGGCAGGACCTCGTTTTATAGTCTTgccagatctggctgtgggcagtctagaagcttcgcggcttctctgcaccctcctACTGTGGCTCGCGCACCCCCTCCTCTTTCCTAATGACTTTGGCCTGGGTCTCACAATCAgagccattaacttgccccattgcaggagaggggggaggTGTTAGGGAAGAGAGGGGGTGTGCACACATgtagctgccacatcagttctcagcggagagggaagtgggggggagagtaTACTGCCACAGCCCCTCAGAAGGATGTTGAGGAATGAGAGATTGCAGagaaggcaacaaagctggtgaggggcctggagcacaaatgtgatgaggagtggttgagggacctggggcggctgttcagcctggagaacaggaagctggggggagaccttatcactgtctacaactgcctgaaaggaggttgtagcatggagggtgttggtctcttctcccaagtagcaagtgataggacaagaggaaatggcctcaggttgtgccaggggaggttcgcattggatattaggaaaaaattattcccggaaagggttgtcaggcattggaacatgctgtccagggcagcggtggagtcaccatccctggaggggtttagaaggcgtttagatgaggttctgagggatatggttagtgccagagctaggttacagttggactccatgatcttaagggtctcttttaaccaaagtgattctgtgattctatgagtctatgtgGGTGAACTCTTCTCCTTTGTACCCGGCTGCTGTTGGCTTCACCCGACAGCGCCTGCtgccccgcggcggggccggggcctcCCAGCCGCGGGGGGGAGCTGCGCTGCCAAGACCCGCCCCGTGTCTGGGGCGGTCCCGCCCCGCACAGCCACGCCCTGCAATGGGCGGGGCACCGCCGAGACCACGGATCTGTTTGCAATCACCTCGTCCGCGTGACCGCGGCGCAGGCGCCGATTGGCCGGCGGCGCGCAGGGCGGCGCGCAGCGCAGAGCGAtgctggcggcggcgggcggcagctccggccccggcggggcgggcggctccGGGCCGGGCCTCGACGGGGACTTCTTGTCGCGGTACCGGCTGGTGTCGGCCAAGCTGCGGCGGCGGTTCCTGCGGAAGCCGAACGTGGCGGAGGCGGCGGAGCAGTTCGCGGCGCTGGCGCGGGAGCTGCGCGCTCAGGAGAGCCTGCCCTACGCGGCCTGGTGCCAGCTGGCCGTGGCGCGCTGCGCCCAGAGCCTCTTCAACGGACCCGCCGAGGCGGCCGCCCTGGCCGAGGCGGCGCGGCTGTTCCTGCGGCAAGAGCGGGACCTGCGGCAGCGCCTGGGGCTGCGCGGCGGCTTCGGCGAGCACGTGGCCGCGGCGCAGAGCTGCGGCGCCTTCGCCGCCCGCCTGCACCTGGAGCGGGGGCAGCCGGCGCTGGCTGCTGGGCTGTGCCTGGAGCTGGCGGCGGCGCTGCGCGACACGGGCCagcccgcccgcgccgccgcgccCCTGCAGCGGGCAGCCGAGCTGCTGGCGGCGGCGCGGCTGCCGCTGGAGGCGCTGCGCTGCCTGGCCGAGCGCgcctcctgcctgctgctgggcCGCGACTACGCCGGGGCGCTGGCGGCGCTAACGCGGGCGCAGGcgctggccggggccgggctgggTGGCGCTGGAGGCGCCGGGGCCGCGCCCGGCGGCGCCTTCTTGGACGTACTGGCGCGGTGCGAGGTGTCGCGggtcctcctgctgctcctgctgcagccgccGCCCGCCAAGCTGCTGCCCGAGCACGCCCGGACGCTGGAGCAGTACTGCTGGGAGGCGGCGGAGGgcggcgaggggccggggcccggaggcggccccggggcgggcggcgggctgCCGCCAGCGGCGAGCTACCTACCGGCCgagctgttcctgctgctgcagtCTGCCGTGCTGGCGTGCCAGGAGAAGGACGCGGAGGCGCTGAAGGCGCTGCAGGCCGAGCTCTGGCCGCTGCTCAGCGCCGAGCAGAACCACCTGCTGCATCTGGTGCTGCAGGAGATGGTCAGCCCTGCCGGGCAGGGCCTCTGAGCGCCGCCGCCTGCACTGACGGGCCTCGGCGGGCTCCTGCGGggcggcagggctgggctgggactTGTTACGTGAAGCACTCTGTGTACCAGCGCACCTGTCAGctccttatttatttttactacatATTCTGTGACAGGAAAGCAATAATTGGTGAGCGAATATGTTCAGCTACTCATTTCTTGTGTGTCTTAGTAAACTATTCACAATACATTCAAAGTTGTCAAGCTTGAAAAATTCCTTCATGTTGTTGGCCTATGACGTGGCCAGCCTAACTAGCTGAACATTATTGGGTATGTGCCGGTGTGTATGGTCAGGCTAGGTGGTGTCACGGTAAAACACATGGAGGGATGACAGCAGTTGTTAACCAGATTGAGTAAACAGGGGCAGTTCCAGGAAAACGGGGCAGTAAAAAGGATATTGTGAGTTCTTGTCTCACATGGTGGAAGTTTTCTGAGGCAAAAGCCAAACAGGACATTGGAGAACAACCATGAGCATACTGCCCATTCCAAAGACTGCAAATTGATTAAGTTCATGTGCCTCCTGTGACTGGATTTAAGTCCCTACTAGGAATTGTGGACCAAGCCTGATG encodes the following:
- the LOC136106277 gene encoding 40-kDa huntingtin-associated protein-like yields the protein MLAAAGGSSGPGGAGGSGPGLDGDFLSRYRLVSAKLRRRFLRKPNVAEAAEQFAALARELRAQESLPYAAWCQLAVARCAQSLFNGPAEAAALAEAARLFLRQERDLRQRLGLRGGFGEHVAAAQSCGAFAARLHLERGQPALAAGLCLELAAALRDTGQPARAAAPLQRAAELLAAARLPLEALRCLAERASCLLLGRDYAGALAALTRAQALAGAGLGGAGGAGAAPGGAFLDVLARCEVSRVLLLLLLQPPPAKLLPEHARTLEQYCWEAAEGGEGPGPGGGPGAGGGLPPAASYLPAELFLLLQSAVLACQEKDAEALKALQAELWPLLSAEQNHLLHLVLQEMVSPAGQGL